The Gambusia affinis linkage group LG05, SWU_Gaff_1.0, whole genome shotgun sequence region ataatcctTCTAATGCTACATTACCCTTTGAGGGTTTGTTTTTCCTATACATTACTATTTTTGGCATTACTGTCAATTATGTTCCAGCATACATGTCTTgggtgtgcatatgtgtgttacagcagaaagaaaagactaCATTTCATTAGGCAGCATGTCTCTCACACCAAAATATTGCTTCATTACTTTTGGCACCTCTCTGCAAAAACAACCTCCCACTCAAAAGCAGGAtatctcctttctttttttttcttccattccaTATCTTTGTTTCAAACATGCATCCAAACAGACaaacgcatgcacacacacatacacatacacctTCCACACTCCATCACCGAGCACAAAGCCATTACACTCCTCTGGCAGACGGAAAACTTCCTGCTTTGGCAGCAAACAGCTCTGATGCAAAGATATAATAGTGACAGCTTGGATCCAGGCAAGAAGTTTGTTTGGGGGCGGAGGGGAGTTCCAGGGAAGCCTCTGAAAGTCATGTTGTTCTGAACCAGAGCCAGAAGAAAACCTGAACAGAAGGACATATGAAAGAAAGTGTAACATATATTATATAGTTGAAGAAACAGATCAGTGGATTTTGAAATCAATGTATCTTTAAAAACTAGTTGTGTTTGActtatatttcatgttttgacaTTATTACTGTTATCTTGTCatgatcaaaaacaataaaacagcgtcatttgtttattttctgaactgaTGCTAGAAATGAAcacaaagtttcagtttttccagaaaagaAGAATCATTTTTTGTTCCAGAggtctaaaaactaaaattctctTTTTGACAACACTTTCacataaaagagagaaatttgCAGTTaagcatttattattttgaagcaAAAGCTTGCAATCTTAGAAAAGTACCACCGGCGTAaaatacattcatgtttttccccccccaaaaagCAGATTTGATAGTCTTATTCtcacaataaaacatacatAATAACACCCAAGggtaaaacaaactaatttacCAAATTCAGGGATCTAGTTTGTTGTTCTCACCTTGTCACCAGCAGGTGGCAAAGTGGCATCTTATTGGAAGTTGGCGCCTTCCAGCGAGAACTCAGAAAGGACCTCGCTCAGCTTGTGATGCTCCTCTTCCATAgcctgaaacacagaaaatcaaTATCATCTCAAGAATTGAGAACAAACTCACTTACAGACACACGCAATTCAGCCTCCTCCTCTTAACATCCACCTTTTGTCTCTCTCACTGCTTCCCTGACACATCCCATTGCATGAGCCGGACATAATGGCCATTTTTAGACAAGTCCAATTTTACAAGGCAATTTTCAGCAAAGCAGTAACAGCAGTGGTTAAATGGTTTTCTATTCTCCAGTTTCTCTTTGCAACCATTTGGCCCTATTTTGTCCACTGCTCGCTCCTTACTTAAGTTATTGTCACTGAAATGGCCATCTTTGCTGTTCCTTTCCACTCGGCTTCAATCTTTTCTCCTCTCACATCTTAATCTGCCTCTGTCATACAATCTGCTCACCTCCTGAGACTCCCATTCATCTCCCTCCTTATTCACCTGTAGTCTCTGTATCATTTGCTGCAGGCTGTCCAGCCTTCTGCTTACTTCGTCCCTTCTCTCCTGGGACAAGACCAGAGGGGCACTGATACTCCCATCTTCATCTTCTTGTTTTGCTCCATCTTCCTTCTTAGAGGGACTGGTGTTCACCTGCATGTATCCGCTCTCTGTAGATTCGCTTTCTACTGTTAATGAAGATAGCTCAGGTTAAAGATGGCAGCTCACAGTTGAATCATTTTGGCagtaaaatgtctttgaatcTTTAACCTGTTGGCTGAAGGACCTCTGTTTCATCAGAAGGCTTCTCTGGTTGCTCCTCTTTATGTTCTTCATGCTGCGTGTCCTCTGACAGACTGATGCTGCCGATCAGCAATCTTTTAAGTGACATTACTAGCAGAGAAGACAAAGCATAATTCAGCAGTTTGATGAGTATTGGAAAGCTAATTTTGGAAGGcaggaacaaaacaacaaagtagTATGAGTGAGATGACTGATCACCTTCATTCAAAGCACTGTCAGCCAACTTCTCCTGGTTCCTGCTGGAATGATCCAGCACCTGAAAGAGGCCCCTGTCAGTCAACATCTCTATCAGCTTGACCCTTGGATGAACAGCGTTGTCATCTGTCACACTGTCCCTTTCTTGGTCTGTAGATGGACACAGAGATCAGCTTTGGCCTTAGAGAAATCTAATAAAGGTACATTTTTACTAATCCTGTATATTGAGATGCTCTGATGTGGCCTTACCACTGCTGCCTCTTAAACCTCCATTCTCAGATGGATTCAATGGGACATTCAGCCtgttagaaagaaaagaaaaaggggtaagtcttttttttattattccgcTTtagtttttgaacattttgtaacatAATAACCCCAATCTTTAATGCACTTGTCTGAAAGCTTTTACTATAAATTATGTCAAACTAATTTGGACTAAACCTTCCAGAGTTGTCGGCCCTTAACCTCATGCTAAAGCATAAAATACTGAAGTTATGCGATATGTTTATGGGAAATATGTCTACAATAGGAAAATTTATACCCAGtctttaaagacaaacaaacaaaaaaaatagaatatggacacaaagagagagagggcaAAAGCAGAAAGGTTTGACTCTGCTGGGCTGATGACACTTTTCCAATTTCCAtccataaaaaaatgcattaaacttTCTAACAATTGTGAACTACTTTGAATCttaaatcacataaaatgcaaaaaaatggaatgaagtttgtggttctgcaaagggaaaatgtgaaagtgtttttgtttttcaaaacaaaagcacatacGTGGTGGGACTGAGAGGAGTTATCCCAACTCCAGGAGGAATATGTAACCGCATGGATGATCCACTCTTCTTCAGAACGTCAACCGTTGACTTTATTATATCATGCcaactacaaaacaaacaagctaatGAGTTCCTCATCTTTAGATTGAACACTTTTACTCTGACAGTAAGCTTTAATACTCACGTTTTCATTTCTGCAACAGACTGAGCCACCAGCTCATAGATCTGAGCACCACTTTCCCAAGTGAATATCACATAAAAAGCCTTCCGATCTGAcagaataagaaataaaaacaaaaattaagcaaTTTTAAGATGTACTGGAAGGCTCTTTACTTATTTGCTACAAAAACTAACCTGTTGCCACTTCACGGAGGAAAACAGAGTCAAGCTTTATAATTGGGCTCAGCATCTGCTTGCCCTCCTGTGCAGTGTTACTTTTACTCTGGCATTTTAGCAACATCTTGTCCTCCTGCTTCTGTGCAAGAACCATCATATCGTCCAGCAGCAAGCAATGCACatctaagaaaaagaaatgttttcaggttCACAAAATTTGTTCTCTACACTGTGTTCTTGGATAGTTTATAATAGCTCTTTTTATTACTCACTGCAGTATTTTACTGATTCAAACCATTTGAAGCAAGTAGATGATTTTAGTCTATCAagtggtttattatttttacacagaGGTTTACACCACTAATTTAAACTAATATGAAAGAGGAAGTCCATCTCCACCAGGTGCAATTCAGCTGTGTTACCCATCATTGCaatttaaatgtgcaaatatcaaaaagggaaatgaaaacattacattaaacaTCAGAAAGGCTTAGAATATAACAGTTTCCCTTTGGAGCACAGCACACTTGAGTTATCAAAAGTTTTGTTCCAATACATAGTAGTATATTAAATAATAGTTCAGCCAAATGCTTAATTTATAACCTTTAGTGTTTCTTTGTATTaaatatgtgaatttatttaCCAATAGCCTTCTCTTTGGTGACTCTCCAGACCAGCGGACCTTCAAAAAGCATCTTCCTCTGAGTCAAGTCAATGCTCTAAAACGTACAAAGGAAAGTGTTGAGAAAACCCAAGATAAtaagaacaaaagaacaataCCTTAAaaactagctttttttttttttttgtaaagtagaCTACCTTATATTCAGTATAAAGTTCAACACTGGCTTTCAGCCCCGATGTGTCCAGTTTTTTCTGGTACTCCTTTAGAGTCTGGGAGCAAAGACAGACAGAGATCAGATTTCTGTTTGATAAGTCAACATGGAAGCAATAGGAGTCTAACAAACAGAGGCCTTCAGAAAAGTCCAACAGTTGCTTGGTAACAACAGTTTGTTGAGTGATGCATTATGGGGTTCTTACCAACATGTTCCCCATTGTTTTGACCTCTTCATTGACATGGTTGAGGATCTTTCTGCAGCACTCTGCGCTTTGCTGGATTGActccttctcctctttttcctctgcagaaacagggagaaaacagagctgaagtcaacttttacaaaacaaagcaaatgacAAACTTCAGTCAGAACAGCGAAATCTGCAAACATTAAACAGTTAGGCTCAGTACTAATAAAATAGTTATGTTGctatttaaatgattatttactCAGTGGAATGAAATAAATCCCTTGTGCTTAAATTAACAGAAAAGTGAAACtaactgatttatttgaaaaacagtaattttctaaatgagcataaataattaaaatattcgCACCTTGTCATAAATAATACAGCACAATTAACTATGTCTTTTAACAACACTTGATGTTTTGCAAAGCAAAGCTTATTAATCCCTGTACTAAACAGTTTTTAAGTTAGAACTTTCTCAAAGCTCTAATCTTTGTAATAGAgctttgtaataaaaatgtctgccaTAAATTTAAATGACCAAGTTCTGTATTTCAAATCCGAACTACTTTTAGAGAAACTTGAATGACAGCTGAGTTTAATACAAGAGGTAGAAATGATAAGGTAatggcacacaaacacaaacctgtgTTCTTTGCAATGTTTTCCAGCAACAGTGGATACTTTGTTAGCCTCTGCATTTCTGTAGGAATAATGTCTTTGAGTTGCAGTCTGCGGCACTGGGGTTTACTCTCTGCCTCCTGAGGTTcaagcacacacaaacacggtCAGACGAATGCCActtacagctgaaaccagaaatttacatatacataaaaaaaaatttcccccACTCTTCAACATTAAACCAGTCTAAACTTTCCCGTATTTTTGCCCAGTTAGGATTACCAAAATGTCTCTGTTTGCTAAATACCAGACTATTGGCATCACACAACTTGATTGTGGAACCAAAGGGGCGTGGCCTACAAGGTCAAATGTTAACTTGTGCAACATgggtaaaataaacatgaaggatCCCCACATACTGTATCTGCTGTGGTCTAAATGCACTCAGGGTTTTAAATATAAGCAGATTTGTTATGTGATGTCATCAGCGTGTTATCTGCATCAGACTGTTGACGATTTTACAAGATTACACGGACCTTTGCTTTGGTTTATATCACTACGTCAGATTTGTCCTTCAAATATAACAGGCTGCTCTGTTGTGTGAGATCATGGGAGAAATCATTATTTAATCATAATGTTGACTTTATCTATATTTATTGACACTCAtggaacaaacagtggagaaaagagaaaaaaaatagattacaCAGTGAGCTTTAGGAgttcaatgaaataaaaattcatttcaatttatCAATATCACAAGAATTACAATTCTTATCATGACAGACATCTGTCATAGTAATGAAAAAGATTAATTAAACACCAATAGGTCATGTGTTTAGAAGACAATTGTGACATAAATAAGTCTTGATTTATCCTTTGAAAGTGACCAAGCGTGCAACTTTCATCTGTTCAAACTATTATAAGCAAATATAAACACCATGTGAATGTTGAGCCTGTAGAGAGGCAGAACATTCAGGCTGCCTACTGATCGCTGGAACCCTGGGTCAATGTGTccagatcaaaaataaaagactttgtAAAACTGCTCGCcaaagctgaaaagaaaagattatCATCCCCAGTAAGACGAGTCCTCTCAACATTGGCTGAAGAAATCATTAACTAAAAGATCCGTGTAAAATACAAGACTAAAGTTTCCAAATGTCCTTACAGATAAAGAAAATTTGTCCAGCGATTTCAAAGCTCATCATCTTCAGCTTTGATGAGACTAAAGCTGAAGAGTTTGGCCATACTACCCGTTTTTATGCTTAgaagtaaaataagaaaacctcGAAAAGGTTCACGAAACCAATCTCCCACTGTGAAGCACGGCGGTGGTGGCATCATGCTGTTctgacatatttacaaaaaaagacataatgAGAAAAGAAGATTATGTGGAAATACTCAAAACTTTCCCAGACATCCGTCAAGCGTGGGGACTAATGGGTTTTTCCAAATGGAGGACTCCAACCATTTTGATAAATCAATTGCAAAGTGGCTTACGATCAACAAAGTCAAAGTTTTATAGTGGTCATCACAAATTTATGACCTCTCCCCATAGAAAATCTCTAGACAGGTCTGACAAGGTATGTTTGCCATGCATGTTTCTTTGACATGTGAGTCAAAGAAATTACACGCAAATCTAttacattttgagtaatttatttctGAGTCATTGCGATACCTGTATAAAAGAGTTAAAGCGAGCATCTTTCTTCTGTCTTTGCTTGATCTGGTCCAGAGCATAGGTCTGGTAACTGCAGAATCTGGCTGTCAGTTTCTGAAACCATTCTCCTTCAGTGCcaccaaactgaaaaacaaacatgtaaacatgcGTCATGCAGAgtgaaactgaataaattagaGAAATAATGGcagaaatcaataaatatagAAAGGCAGGATTCATTTACCCTGTTGAGCAATGTGTGGCTGATGTTTTTAACAATGTAGTTGTCACTGAAACGCAGCTTCTTCAGGCTTTCATAGAAGGTATCTAGAAGAGGAGACGGAAGCAGCATAGACTTGCAGTCACCAGAACATCTCTTTCATACTTCATTCCCAGCTGTTAAACCAGAAATAAACCATGTCAGCGTTTACAACAACACTCACAGTGCATGTCAATGATTTCCTCGAGGCTTGGGAAAATGGTCTCAAGGTCCAGCGCAGAAAGGATTTCCTCCCTCTCCAGCGGCTTGGCAAACACCCACTGAAGGACACTCAGCATTCTCACGTGGGCATGCTCTGTGGCAAATAACTCTAAGATGGAAATCAGGATGTGCAGAATGAGTAACATAAAACAGAGGCACgtgaaattgttttctttctttatatcCCACTTTGCTGAATTTTACCGTTTATGACTTCCTGCCTCTTGGTCTCCTTCTTGCTGAGGTTCTTTAAGGTTTCAGAAGACGCCAGCACCCTCCAGCTGGGCGGGTCCTGCTCCAACTCCTGCAAGCGGGGGTCAATCTCCTCCAACTGTGGGTACGGGCTTGTTGGGGCCTGGCCAGCCAAGTCAGCAGG contains the following coding sequences:
- the arhgef1b gene encoding rho guanine nucleotide exchange factor 1b isoform X4 codes for the protein MSIIGAEDEDFENDLADTTDEKCPHFDSIDLLKKRPTHLLVFMQHVILQFDPAPLLCYLHADIVKNLSARDTKKQFPEFFNNFLEKGAILRVSMPSSLSFELDRTRPELLSDDTQRRYAADVQKFQTAEVTKQLEDFRQKRMMGMTLCEEQVMDVENHYPTDRVPLEMKEKSVAENLLEKMYDTQLTFVPDEDKCQAIFSAVAAYMKHLEVKNRAGDSKKSKRGFPWIKQKNHDPQKPKTRGFHVPTWIGGSIEGKPKDPEVDKDTKGREVKGSSGRGSLTESQVPSIKKPENSALVPNAEPAGNNLTPTTTEPTPTDGQPSSCLELPSPTEGPLPEIGAGVSVVEHNLPHDAHPEESDRERRKPRKVGRSESARVDRHSSRRRGSSRKQSRSRSDVDLQPPSSATTSAPLSPQLLHPLDGPAFPADLAGQAPTSPYPQLEEIDPRLQELEQDPPSWRVLASSETLKNLSKKETKRQEVINELFATEHAHVRMLSVLQWVFAKPLEREEILSALDLETIFPSLEEIIDMHYTFYESLKKLRFSDNYIVKNISHTLLNRFGGTEGEWFQKLTARFCSYQTYALDQIKQRQKKDARFNSFIQEAESKPQCRRLQLKDIIPTEMQRLTKYPLLLENIAKNTEEKEEKESIQQSAECCRKILNHVNEEVKTMGNMLTLKEYQKKLDTSGLKASVELYTEYKSIDLTQRKMLFEGPLVWRVTKEKAIDVHCLLLDDMMVLAQKQEDKMLLKCQSKSNTAQEGKQMLSPIIKLDSVFLREVATDRKAFYVIFTWESGAQIYELVAQSVAEMKTWHDIIKSTVDVLKKSGSSMRLHIPPGVGITPLSPTTLNVPLNPSENGGLRGSSDQERDSVTDDNAVHPRVKLIEMLTDRGLFQVLDHSSRNQEKLADSALNEVMSLKRLLIGSISLSEDTQHEEHKEEQPEKPSDETEVLQPTVESESTESGYMQVNTSPSKKEDGAKQEDEDGSISAPLVLSQERRDEVSRRLDSLQQMIQRLQAMEEEHHKLSEVLSEFSLEGANFQ
- the arhgef1b gene encoding rho guanine nucleotide exchange factor 1b isoform X1 encodes the protein MSIIGAEDEDFENDLADTTDEKCPHFDSIDLLKKRPTHLLVFMQHVILQFDPAPLLCYLHADIVKNLSARDTKKQFPEFFNNFLEKGAILRVSMPSSLSFELDRTRPELLSDDTQRRYAADVQKFQTAEVTKQLEDFRQKRMMGMTLCEEQVMDVENHYPTDRVPLEMKEKSVAENLLEKMYDTQLTFVPDEDKCQAIFSAVAAYMKHLEVKNRAGDSKKSKRGFPWIKQKNHDPQKPKTRGFHVPTWIGGSIEGKPKDPEVDKDTKGREVKGSSGRGSLTESQVPSIKKPENSALVPNAEPAGNNLTPTTTEPTPTDGQPSSCLELPSPTEGPLPEIGAGVSVVEHNLPHDAHPEESDRERRKPSRKVGRSESARVDRHSSRRRGSSRKQSRSRSDVDLQPPSSATTSAPLSPQLLHPLDGPAFPADLAGQAPTSPYPQLEEIDPRLQELEQDPPSWRVLASSETLKNLSKKETKRQEVINELFATEHAHVRMLSVLQWVFAKPLEREEILSALDLETIFPSLEEIIDMHYTFYESLKKLRFSDNYIVKNISHTLLNRFGGTEGEWFQKLTARFCSYQTYALDQIKQRQKKDARFNSFIQEAESKPQCRRLQLKDIIPTEMQRLTKYPLLLENIAKNTEEKEEKESIQQSAECCRKILNHVNEEVKTMGNMLTLKEYQKKLDTSGLKASVELYTEYKSIDLTQRKMLFEGPLVWRVTKEKAIDVHCLLLDDMMVLAQKQEDKMLLKCQSKSNTAQEGKQMLSPIIKLDSVFLREVATDRKAFYVIFTWESGAQIYELVAQSVAEMKTWHDIIKSTVDVLKKSGSSMRLHIPPGVGITPLSPTTLNVPLNPSENGGLRGSSDQERDSVTDDNAVHPRVKLIEMLTDRGLFQVLDHSSRNQEKLADSALNEVMSLKRLLIGSISLSEDTQHEEHKEEQPEKPSDETEVLQPTVESESTESGYMQVNTSPSKKEDGAKQEDEDGSISAPLVLSQERRDEVSRRLDSLQQMIQRLQAMEEEHHKLSEVLSEFSLEGANFQ
- the arhgef1b gene encoding rho guanine nucleotide exchange factor 1b isoform X2 codes for the protein MSIIGAEDEDFENDLADTTDEKCPHFDSIDLLKKRPTHLLVFMQHVILQFDPAPLLCYLHADIVKNLSARDTKKQFPEFFNNFLEKGAILRVSMPSSLSFELDRTRPELLSDDTQRRYAADVQKFQTAEVTKQLEDFRQKRMMGMTLCEEQVMDVENHYPTDRVPLEMKEKSVAENLLEKMYDTQLTFVPDEDKCQAIFSAVAAYMKHLEVKNRAGDSKKSKRGFPWIKKNHDPQKPKTRGFHVPTWIGGSIEGKPKDPEVDKDTKGREVKGSSGRGSLTESQVPSIKKPENSALVPNAEPAGNNLTPTTTEPTPTDGQPSSCLELPSPTEGPLPEIGAGVSVVEHNLPHDAHPEESDRERRKPSRKVGRSESARVDRHSSRRRGSSRKQSRSRSDVDLQPPSSATTSAPLSPQLLHPLDGPAFPADLAGQAPTSPYPQLEEIDPRLQELEQDPPSWRVLASSETLKNLSKKETKRQEVINELFATEHAHVRMLSVLQWVFAKPLEREEILSALDLETIFPSLEEIIDMHYTFYESLKKLRFSDNYIVKNISHTLLNRFGGTEGEWFQKLTARFCSYQTYALDQIKQRQKKDARFNSFIQEAESKPQCRRLQLKDIIPTEMQRLTKYPLLLENIAKNTEEKEEKESIQQSAECCRKILNHVNEEVKTMGNMLTLKEYQKKLDTSGLKASVELYTEYKSIDLTQRKMLFEGPLVWRVTKEKAIDVHCLLLDDMMVLAQKQEDKMLLKCQSKSNTAQEGKQMLSPIIKLDSVFLREVATDRKAFYVIFTWESGAQIYELVAQSVAEMKTWHDIIKSTVDVLKKSGSSMRLHIPPGVGITPLSPTTLNVPLNPSENGGLRGSSDQERDSVTDDNAVHPRVKLIEMLTDRGLFQVLDHSSRNQEKLADSALNEVMSLKRLLIGSISLSEDTQHEEHKEEQPEKPSDETEVLQPTVESESTESGYMQVNTSPSKKEDGAKQEDEDGSISAPLVLSQERRDEVSRRLDSLQQMIQRLQAMEEEHHKLSEVLSEFSLEGANFQ
- the arhgef1b gene encoding rho guanine nucleotide exchange factor 1b isoform X6 gives rise to the protein MSIIGAEDEDFENDLADTTDEKCPHFDSIDLLKKRPTHLLVFMQHVILQFDPAPLLCYLHADIVKNLSARDTKKQFPEFFNNFLEKGAILRVSMPSSLSFELDRTRPELLSDDTQRRYAADVQKFQTAEVTKQLEDFRQKRMMGMTLCEEQVMDVENHYPTDRVPLEMKEKSVAENLLEKMYDTQLTFVPDEDKCQAIFSAVAAYMKHLEVKNRAGDSKKSKRGFPWIKKNHDPQKPKTRGFHVPTWIGGSMDKDTKGREVKGSSGRGSLTESQVPSIKKPENSALVPNAEPAGNNLTPTTTEPTPTDGQPSSCLELPSPTEGPLPEIGAGVSVVEHNLPHDAHPEESDRERRKPSRKVGRSESARVDRHSSRRRGSSRKQSRSRSDVDLQPPSSATTSAPLSPQLLHPLDGPAFPADLAGQAPTSPYPQLEEIDPRLQELEQDPPSWRVLASSETLKNLSKKETKRQEVINELFATEHAHVRMLSVLQWVFAKPLEREEILSALDLETIFPSLEEIIDMHYTFYESLKKLRFSDNYIVKNISHTLLNRFGGTEGEWFQKLTARFCSYQTYALDQIKQRQKKDARFNSFIQEAESKPQCRRLQLKDIIPTEMQRLTKYPLLLENIAKNTEEKEEKESIQQSAECCRKILNHVNEEVKTMGNMLTLKEYQKKLDTSGLKASVELYTEYKSIDLTQRKMLFEGPLVWRVTKEKAIDVHCLLLDDMMVLAQKQEDKMLLKCQSKSNTAQEGKQMLSPIIKLDSVFLREVATDRKAFYVIFTWESGAQIYELVAQSVAEMKTWHDIIKSTVDVLKKSGSSMRLHIPPGVGITPLSPTTLNVPLNPSENGGLRGSSDQERDSVTDDNAVHPRVKLIEMLTDRGLFQVLDHSSRNQEKLADSALNEVMSLKRLLIGSISLSEDTQHEEHKEEQPEKPSDETEVLQPTVESESTESGYMQVNTSPSKKEDGAKQEDEDGSISAPLVLSQERRDEVSRRLDSLQQMIQRLQAMEEEHHKLSEVLSEFSLEGANFQ
- the arhgef1b gene encoding rho guanine nucleotide exchange factor 1b isoform X5; protein product: MSIIGAEDEDFENDLADTTDEKCPHFDSIDLLKKRPTHLLVFMQHVILQFDPAPLLCYLHADIVKNLSARDTKKQFPEFFNNFLEKGAILRVSMPSSLSFELDRTRPELLSDDTQRRYAADVQKFQTAEVTKQLEDFRQKRMMGMTLCEEQVMDVENHYPTDRVPLEMKEKSVAENLLEKMYDTQLTFVPDEDKCQAIFSAVAAYMKHLEVKNRAGDSKKSKRGFPWIKQKNHDPQKPKTRGFHVPTWIGGSMDKDTKGREVKGSSGRGSLTESQVPSIKKPENSALVPNAEPAGNNLTPTTTEPTPTDGQPSSCLELPSPTEGPLPEIGAGVSVVEHNLPHDAHPEESDRERRKPSRKVGRSESARVDRHSSRRRGSSRKQSRSRSDVDLQPPSSATTSAPLSPQLLHPLDGPAFPADLAGQAPTSPYPQLEEIDPRLQELEQDPPSWRVLASSETLKNLSKKETKRQEVINELFATEHAHVRMLSVLQWVFAKPLEREEILSALDLETIFPSLEEIIDMHYTFYESLKKLRFSDNYIVKNISHTLLNRFGGTEGEWFQKLTARFCSYQTYALDQIKQRQKKDARFNSFIQEAESKPQCRRLQLKDIIPTEMQRLTKYPLLLENIAKNTEEKEEKESIQQSAECCRKILNHVNEEVKTMGNMLTLKEYQKKLDTSGLKASVELYTEYKSIDLTQRKMLFEGPLVWRVTKEKAIDVHCLLLDDMMVLAQKQEDKMLLKCQSKSNTAQEGKQMLSPIIKLDSVFLREVATDRKAFYVIFTWESGAQIYELVAQSVAEMKTWHDIIKSTVDVLKKSGSSMRLHIPPGVGITPLSPTTLNVPLNPSENGGLRGSSDQERDSVTDDNAVHPRVKLIEMLTDRGLFQVLDHSSRNQEKLADSALNEVMSLKRLLIGSISLSEDTQHEEHKEEQPEKPSDETEVLQPTVESESTESGYMQVNTSPSKKEDGAKQEDEDGSISAPLVLSQERRDEVSRRLDSLQQMIQRLQAMEEEHHKLSEVLSEFSLEGANFQ
- the arhgef1b gene encoding rho guanine nucleotide exchange factor 1b isoform X8 is translated as MSIIGAEDEDFENDLADTTDEKCPHFDSIDLLKKRPTHLLVFMQHVILQFDPAPLLCYLHADIVKNLSARDTKKQFPEFFNNFLEKGAILRVSMPSSLSFELDRTRPELLSDDTQRRYAADVQKFQTAEVTKQLEDFRQKRMMGMTLCEEQVMDVENHYPTDRVPLEMKEKSVAENLLEKMYDTQLTFVPDEDKCQAIFSAVAAYMKHLEVKNRAGDSKKSKRGFPWIKQKNHDPQKPKTRGFHVPTWIGGSIEGKPKDPEVDKDTKGREVKGSSGRGSLTESQVPSIKKPENSALVPNAEPAGNNLTPTTTEPTPTDGQPSSCLELPSPTEGPLPEIGAGVSVVEHNLPHDAHPEESDRESLDGPAFPADLAGQAPTSPYPQLEEIDPRLQELEQDPPSWRVLASSETLKNLSKKETKRQEVINELFATEHAHVRMLSVLQWVFAKPLEREEILSALDLETIFPSLEEIIDMHYTFYESLKKLRFSDNYIVKNISHTLLNRFGGTEGEWFQKLTARFCSYQTYALDQIKQRQKKDARFNSFIQEAESKPQCRRLQLKDIIPTEMQRLTKYPLLLENIAKNTEEKEEKESIQQSAECCRKILNHVNEEVKTMGNMLTLKEYQKKLDTSGLKASVELYTEYKSIDLTQRKMLFEGPLVWRVTKEKAIDVHCLLLDDMMVLAQKQEDKMLLKCQSKSNTAQEGKQMLSPIIKLDSVFLREVATDRKAFYVIFTWESGAQIYELVAQSVAEMKTWHDIIKSTVDVLKKSGSSMRLHIPPGVGITPLSPTTLNVPLNPSENGGLRGSSDQERDSVTDDNAVHPRVKLIEMLTDRGLFQVLDHSSRNQEKLADSALNEVMSLKRLLIGSISLSEDTQHEEHKEEQPEKPSDETEVLQPTESESTESGYMQVNTSPSKKEDGAKQEDEDGSISAPLVLSQERRDEVSRRLDSLQQMIQRLQAMEEEHHKLSEVLSEFSLEGANFQ
- the arhgef1b gene encoding rho guanine nucleotide exchange factor 1b isoform X9 — translated: MSIIGAEDEDFENDLADTTDEKCPHFDSIDLLKKRPTHLLVFMQHVILQFDPAPLLCYLHADIVKNLSARDTKKQFPEFFNNFLEKGAILRVSMPSSLSFELDRTRPELLSDDTQRRYAADVQKFQTAEVTKQLEDFRQKRMMGMTLCEEQVMDVENHYPTDRVPLEMKEKSVAENLLEKMYDTQLTFVPDEDKCQAIFSAVAAYMKHLEVKNRAGDSKKSKRGFPWIKKNHDPQKPKTRGFHVPTWIGGSIEGKPKDPEVDKDTKGREVKGSSGRGSLTESQVPSIKKPENSALVPNAEPAGNNLTPTTTEPTPTDGQPSSCLELPSPTEGPLPEIGAGVSVVEHNLPHDAHPEESDRESLDGPAFPADLAGQAPTSPYPQLEEIDPRLQELEQDPPSWRVLASSETLKNLSKKETKRQEVINELFATEHAHVRMLSVLQWVFAKPLEREEILSALDLETIFPSLEEIIDMHYTFYESLKKLRFSDNYIVKNISHTLLNRFGGTEGEWFQKLTARFCSYQTYALDQIKQRQKKDARFNSFIQEAESKPQCRRLQLKDIIPTEMQRLTKYPLLLENIAKNTEEKEEKESIQQSAECCRKILNHVNEEVKTMGNMLTLKEYQKKLDTSGLKASVELYTEYKSIDLTQRKMLFEGPLVWRVTKEKAIDVHCLLLDDMMVLAQKQEDKMLLKCQSKSNTAQEGKQMLSPIIKLDSVFLREVATDRKAFYVIFTWESGAQIYELVAQSVAEMKTWHDIIKSTVDVLKKSGSSMRLHIPPGVGITPLSPTTLNVPLNPSENGGLRGSSDQERDSVTDDNAVHPRVKLIEMLTDRGLFQVLDHSSRNQEKLADSALNEVMSLKRLLIGSISLSEDTQHEEHKEEQPEKPSDETEVLQPTVESESTESGYMQVNTSPSKKEDGAKQEDEDGSISAPLVLSQERRDEVSRRLDSLQQMIQRLQAMEEEHHKLSEVLSEFSLEGANFQ